One stretch of Candidatus Dependentiae bacterium DNA includes these proteins:
- a CDS encoding DUF721 domain-containing protein — protein MSQSLNTILQAIIPPEHQWKLTLFKHWDEIIGDMRDKVIIQEIKDSVLFLAVSHPAWAHELFLLTPLLKQKINSYLVKDQIKTIRLNVKTFQPTGSQRKKVYNAEQAPLINIPPSRQEQALLSRVANHELRDALCGFLLRCKRQKKESL, from the coding sequence GTGAGTCAATCACTCAATACTATTTTGCAAGCTATTATTCCTCCTGAGCACCAATGGAAGCTGACGCTTTTCAAACATTGGGATGAAATTATTGGTGATATGCGTGACAAAGTGATCATCCAAGAAATCAAAGATTCTGTGCTCTTCCTTGCGGTCTCTCATCCCGCTTGGGCGCACGAACTCTTTCTTCTCACTCCTTTGCTTAAGCAAAAAATAAACTCGTATCTAGTAAAAGATCAAATAAAAACGATACGCTTAAATGTGAAAACATTTCAACCCACAGGCTCACAGCGAAAAAAAGTATATAACGCTGAACAAGCACCCTTGATCAACATTCCTCCATCACGCCAAGAGCAAGCTTTATTGAGCCGTGTTGCTAACCATGAGCTGCGCGACGCACTCTGCGGTTTTTTACTGCGATGCAAGCGTCAGAAGAAGGAGTCGTTATGA
- a CDS encoding tetratricopeptide repeat protein, producing the protein MMNIKRSILIGIIFGLVIQEQSWAKAKNRKAMSTVENQEVDDAEQENELSFTEVSDHSGSQKDHQRLYFLYLKASYLHARGQIKEAADAFQALLQHNPPSYVYDGYLTLLFDIGQFQKIISLIETQEHLFKRVLKNNLDLQLLVAQSYIHLNQDQKASTLLVSLAKNHPENAQIAYYAAVALLKSGQLVQAHQFIDGCLNNADLQAKHFLFYFLKSKICMSQNNMPQALAHIEKSLEKFPKFDRGWLLRGMLMEQQGKINEAIKGYKNFLDLVGRDMMVEKQLIQLLFSQKRFSEAANYLEKIKSETPEYFFDLALIQHKGGDCNAALSNISKALKCNPDFQQARLLKIDILIAEKQFDKVLKFMRKWIERNPLDEVALHTLLILRKGPVGTPKIVKLLEDLIKNKKHSSTVIITLADLYTETENYPRALHCYEKLLDMTNNDQMKAGILYQLGYLYHHTAQDEKAKNSLKQSVELDATNPSACNLLAYLYATTGENLNQALELIEKALQQNPQSPYYLDTKGCILLKLGRKQEALTILQQAYDQDPSDVVIKKHLAMAQNGS; encoded by the coding sequence ATGATGAACATTAAGCGAAGTATTCTTATCGGTATAATCTTTGGCCTTGTTATACAAGAACAATCTTGGGCAAAGGCTAAAAATCGTAAAGCAATGAGTACCGTTGAAAATCAAGAAGTAGATGATGCTGAACAAGAAAATGAACTTTCATTCACCGAAGTAAGCGATCACAGTGGGTCTCAAAAAGATCATCAACGTCTTTATTTTTTATACCTCAAAGCGAGCTACCTTCATGCTCGAGGCCAAATCAAAGAAGCTGCGGATGCATTTCAGGCACTACTTCAGCACAATCCACCATCATATGTTTATGATGGCTACCTAACGCTTCTTTTTGACATCGGACAATTTCAAAAAATTATTTCGCTTATTGAAACTCAAGAACATCTATTTAAGCGAGTTTTAAAAAACAATCTTGACCTCCAGTTGCTTGTTGCACAATCATACATCCATCTCAATCAAGATCAGAAGGCCTCAACCTTGCTGGTCTCCTTGGCAAAAAACCATCCCGAAAATGCACAGATAGCCTATTACGCTGCAGTTGCGCTCCTTAAAAGTGGTCAACTGGTGCAAGCACACCAATTTATTGATGGGTGCTTAAATAATGCAGACCTCCAGGCTAAGCACTTTCTTTTTTATTTTCTTAAATCAAAAATTTGTATGAGTCAAAATAATATGCCTCAAGCGCTTGCTCATATAGAAAAAAGCCTTGAAAAATTCCCTAAATTTGATCGTGGTTGGTTACTGCGCGGCATGCTGATGGAACAACAAGGCAAAATTAACGAAGCAATAAAAGGATATAAAAACTTTCTTGATCTTGTTGGTCGGGACATGATGGTTGAAAAACAGCTTATTCAGCTGCTTTTTTCTCAAAAGCGTTTTAGTGAAGCTGCAAACTATCTTGAAAAAATTAAAAGTGAAACACCGGAATACTTCTTTGATCTTGCACTGATTCAACACAAAGGGGGCGATTGCAATGCAGCTCTTTCCAATATCAGCAAGGCACTTAAATGCAATCCCGATTTTCAACAAGCTCGGTTACTGAAAATTGATATTCTTATTGCTGAAAAACAGTTTGATAAAGTTTTAAAATTTATGCGTAAATGGATCGAGCGTAATCCACTTGATGAAGTTGCTCTTCACACCCTGCTGATCTTACGCAAAGGGCCTGTGGGAACGCCAAAAATAGTAAAACTCCTTGAAGACCTAATCAAAAATAAAAAGCACTCATCAACGGTTATTATTACTCTTGCTGATTTGTATACCGAAACAGAAAACTATCCCCGCGCTCTGCACTGCTACGAAAAGCTCCTTGATATGACGAATAATGATCAGATGAAAGCGGGCATTTTATACCAACTAGGCTACCTGTATCATCACACAGCGCAAGATGAAAAAGCTAAAAATTCACTCAAGCAATCGGTTGAGCTTGATGCAACAAACCCTTCAGCCTGTAATCTTCTTGCATATCTCTACGCAACGACAGGAGAAAATCTAAACCAAGCACTTGAATTGATAGAAAAGGCATTGCAACAAAATCCACAATCGCCATACTACCTTGATACCAAGGGTTGTATTTTGCTCAAGCTTGGAAGAAAGCAAGAAGCGCTTACTATTTTACAGCAAGCTTACGATCAAGATCCAAGTGATGTTGTTATTAAAAAGCATCTTGCAATGGCTCAAAACGGATCTTAA
- a CDS encoding ATP-binding protein yields MKRIIDFFLQEWKNEAFNRKPLLLRGARQVGKTHAARNLGASFKQFVEINLESDENARKILSQDLDPKRMVFQLSEYLGKEIIPGSTLLFIDEIQIVPQAIIALRYFYEIMPELHVIAAGSLLDFAIEQVGMPVGRISSLYMYPMSFFEFVVALGHERWAQTILEHNPTDPLFDGLHDKLLALVGTYLALGGMPAAVNTWMQTQTSRSVKKVHSDLLDSYQQDFNKYAAKRQIKYLDALFAHALSQLSNKFMYSKIGDYQKRELEPALELLQKAGLFHPVTRSAGQGIPIGSEAYLNDFKIIFLDVGLSQAALNLDIVPWFLDPLTTFVNKGELVEAFVGQELLAYADPIAKNRLFYWRKEERNSQAEIDYLVQVKESVVPIEVKAGRSLRIKSMHIFLDSHTQSTYGMRFSSHNYKQDERVWTFPLYAVVKPFYDAHEEIRKALLNLIA; encoded by the coding sequence ATGAAACGAATAATCGATTTCTTTTTGCAAGAATGGAAAAATGAAGCATTCAACCGAAAGCCATTATTACTCCGTGGCGCACGACAGGTTGGCAAAACTCACGCTGCAAGAAACTTAGGTGCATCATTTAAACAGTTTGTTGAAATTAACTTAGAGTCTGATGAAAACGCTCGAAAAATATTATCCCAAGATCTTGATCCAAAGAGAATGGTATTTCAGCTTTCAGAGTACCTTGGAAAAGAAATCATTCCCGGTTCAACATTACTCTTTATCGATGAGATCCAAATAGTTCCACAAGCAATTATTGCCTTGCGTTATTTTTATGAAATAATGCCCGAGTTACACGTTATTGCCGCAGGCTCTCTTTTGGATTTTGCGATCGAACAAGTGGGGATGCCCGTTGGCAGAATTTCGAGCCTGTATATGTACCCTATGTCGTTTTTTGAATTTGTGGTTGCTCTTGGGCATGAACGATGGGCGCAAACAATTTTGGAACACAATCCTACCGATCCGCTTTTTGATGGACTTCATGATAAGTTACTGGCACTTGTTGGAACGTACTTGGCTTTGGGCGGCATGCCAGCTGCAGTGAATACATGGATGCAAACACAAACGTCACGTAGTGTAAAAAAAGTACATAGCGACCTCCTTGATTCCTATCAACAAGATTTCAATAAATATGCCGCAAAGAGACAAATCAAATATCTTGATGCTCTCTTTGCGCATGCTTTATCGCAACTGAGTAATAAGTTTATGTACAGTAAAATTGGTGATTACCAAAAAAGAGAACTTGAGCCTGCGCTTGAGCTTTTACAAAAGGCCGGACTTTTTCATCCTGTTACTCGAAGTGCTGGTCAAGGAATACCAATTGGATCTGAAGCATATCTTAATGACTTTAAAATTATTTTCTTAGATGTTGGACTCAGTCAAGCAGCGCTGAATCTGGATATCGTACCATGGTTTCTTGACCCGCTTACTACCTTTGTCAACAAGGGAGAACTTGTAGAAGCTTTTGTTGGACAAGAGCTCTTGGCTTATGCTGATCCAATAGCAAAGAATCGCCTCTTTTATTGGCGGAAAGAAGAACGCAATAGCCAAGCTGAAATTGATTACCTCGTACAAGTAAAAGAGAGCGTGGTTCCTATTGAGGTTAAGGCGGGCAGAAGCTTGAGAATAAAAAGTATGCATATATTTTTAGACTCTCATACTCAATCAACATATGGTATGCGATTTTCTTCACACAACTATAAACAAGACGAAAGGGTGTGGACATTTCCACTCTACGCTGTTGTAAAACCTTTTTATGATGCACATGAAGAAATACGCAAAGCATTACTGAACTTAATTGCTTAA
- the typA gene encoding translational GTPase TypA, with translation MSFKQRLDIRNIAIIAHVDHGKTTLVDEMLKQSGTCGSDTVDRVMDSGDIERERGITILAKNTSIRLPNATINIVDTPGHMDFGGEVERTLQMVEGFMLLVDAAEGPLPGTRFVLQKALQLNLKPIVLINKIDRKDADIERTERMVHDLFLDLATCEEQLDFPVFYGSSRNGYASQDPLKLEGTMQPLFDGILEHIPVPKQETDDLRILITNLDHSDFLGRIAIGRIFSGSISVGGPFIPCKDEWVGKTSKITKLYKFDGIKRAETESAQFGDIVAIAGVDEDIQIGTTICDVDKPNPVPYVAIDEPTLSILFSVNNSPFAGREGKLLTSRQIRERLYKELKINLALRVEDTDTPETFKVSGRGQLHLGILVETMRREGFELQLSAPEVICKMVDGVKYEPIELLTVDVEEAHQGVIMENLGKRRALLQNMEHHGTQKVRLEFKIPARGLIGFRSQFLTDTRGTGLMNHRFDSYQPHAGEIPSRTRGAMISMEMGQTTAYALDGLQPRGILFVSPGEDVYEGMIIGEHSRENDLDVNPTKKKKLTNMRASGSDDAVKIAPARVMNLETSLDWINSDELIEVTPKSIRLRKYHLKAGSRK, from the coding sequence ATGAGTTTTAAGCAACGCTTAGATATTCGAAATATCGCTATTATAGCACACGTGGATCATGGAAAAACAACCTTGGTCGACGAAATGTTGAAACAATCCGGCACCTGCGGGAGCGATACCGTTGATCGAGTCATGGACTCAGGCGATATCGAACGCGAACGCGGAATTACCATTCTTGCAAAAAATACTTCAATCCGCTTGCCAAACGCAACTATCAATATCGTTGATACCCCTGGTCACATGGACTTTGGTGGAGAAGTTGAACGTACCTTGCAAATGGTTGAAGGCTTCATGTTGCTTGTTGATGCCGCAGAGGGTCCACTTCCAGGTACTCGATTTGTACTGCAGAAAGCATTACAACTCAATCTCAAGCCCATTGTACTGATCAATAAAATTGATCGTAAAGATGCTGACATTGAGCGTACTGAACGTATGGTTCATGATCTTTTCCTTGATCTTGCAACCTGCGAAGAGCAACTTGATTTCCCAGTTTTCTATGGCTCTTCACGTAATGGTTATGCATCACAAGATCCATTGAAACTTGAAGGTACCATGCAGCCTCTTTTTGATGGAATTCTTGAGCACATTCCAGTTCCAAAACAAGAAACTGATGATCTTCGTATTTTGATTACAAACTTGGATCATTCAGATTTCCTTGGCCGTATCGCAATTGGAAGAATCTTTAGTGGTTCAATTTCTGTTGGCGGACCGTTTATTCCATGTAAAGATGAATGGGTTGGTAAAACATCAAAGATCACAAAGCTGTATAAATTTGATGGTATTAAACGAGCTGAAACTGAGAGTGCTCAATTTGGCGATATCGTTGCAATCGCTGGTGTTGATGAAGACATTCAAATTGGTACCACCATTTGTGATGTCGACAAACCAAACCCAGTTCCGTACGTTGCAATTGACGAACCAACACTTTCGATTCTCTTCTCAGTAAACAACTCACCATTTGCAGGACGTGAAGGCAAATTGCTGACATCCCGACAAATTCGTGAACGGCTCTACAAAGAATTAAAAATAAACTTGGCATTGCGCGTTGAAGATACCGACACTCCTGAAACCTTCAAGGTATCAGGCCGTGGTCAATTGCATCTTGGCATCTTGGTTGAAACCATGCGTCGCGAAGGCTTTGAACTTCAACTTTCAGCACCTGAAGTAATTTGTAAAATGGTTGACGGCGTTAAGTACGAACCAATAGAATTACTCACAGTTGATGTTGAAGAAGCTCACCAAGGCGTGATTATGGAAAATCTTGGCAAACGCCGAGCATTGCTCCAAAACATGGAACACCATGGAACACAGAAAGTTCGCCTTGAATTTAAAATTCCTGCACGAGGATTAATCGGTTTCAGAAGCCAATTCTTGACCGATACACGCGGCACCGGCTTAATGAACCATCGTTTTGATTCATACCAACCCCATGCTGGTGAAATTCCATCACGTACCCGTGGTGCAATGATCTCCATGGAAATGGGACAAACCACTGCGTATGCGCTTGATGGCCTTCAGCCTCGTGGAATTCTCTTTGTCTCTCCTGGTGAAGACGTTTACGAAGGTATGATTATTGGTGAACACAGCCGAGAAAATGACCTTGATGTTAACCCAACCAAGAAAAAGAAGCTCACCAACATGCGTGCTTCTGGCTCTGATGATGCAGTAAAAATTGCACCTGCACGGGTTATGAACTTGGAAACATCACTTGACTGGATTAACAGCGATGAGCTTATCGAAGTTACACCAAAGTCAATTCGCTTACGTAAGTATCATTTGAAAGCTGGCTCTCGTAAATAA